Sequence from the Pirellulales bacterium genome:
CTCCGCCGCGAGTTTCAGGCGATCATCGCCTATACGGTCTACTCGCAGGTGATCAAAGGCGCGGAATATATGAACATCGCCGCCGAGTTGGAGAAGCATGCCGGCCAGGAATTGCAGCATGCCCTGATCATCGCCAAGCAGATCGATTACCTGGGCGGCGAGCCGGTCGTCGAGCCGATGCCGGTGCGGACTTCGTCCGAGCCTGAGGAAATGCTCCATTTCGATCTCGAAAACGAGAATGAAACCGTGCGCCACTATCGGCAGCGCGTCCGCCAATGCGAAGCACTCGGCGAATACGCGATGGCCGAGCACATCCGGCAAATCCTGATGGACGAGCAAGAGCACCAAATCGACCTGGCCACCGCGCTAGGCATGGAAGTGCCCGAAGTCAGCACGCCGCAAG
This genomic interval carries:
- a CDS encoding ferritin-like domain-containing protein, whose protein sequence is MPFHREQEFDRADEQLTRQELIDRLNDDLRREFQAIIAYTVYSQVIKGAEYMNIAAELEKHAGQELQHALIIAKQIDYLGGEPVVEPMPVRTSSEPEEMLHFDLENENETVRHYRQRVRQCEALGEYAMAEHIRQILMDEQEHQIDLATALGMEVPEVSTPQEQA